One segment of Meriones unguiculatus strain TT.TT164.6M chromosome 3, Bangor_MerUng_6.1, whole genome shotgun sequence DNA contains the following:
- the Aig1 gene encoding androgen-induced gene 1 protein isoform X5 — MALVPCQVLRVAILLSYCSILCNYKAIEMPSHQTYGGSWKFLTFIDLKHWLLPAHHVDLCMCDIG; from the exons ATGGCGCTGGTCCCCTGCCAGGTGCTGCGGGTAGCCATCCTGCTGTCCTATTGCTCCATCCTGTGCAACTACAAGGCCATCGAAATGCCCTCGCACCAGACATACGGGGGGAGCTGGAAGTTCCTGACCTTCATTGATCTG AAACACTGGCTTTTACCTGCTCATCATGTGGACTTGTGTATGTGTGACATTGGATAG